A part of Streptomyces sp. NBC_01497 genomic DNA contains:
- a CDS encoding helix-turn-helix transcriptional regulator: MTTRTVDPAQELAVFLRGRRERLHPRDVGLPLRRQTRRTPGLRREEVAELAGISIDYLVRLEQARPLRPSADVVEALAGALRLAPDERTYLYDLTRQHPRTTAKPPTTAAPPLTRLVTDLSPLPAMVLNHRYDILAWNPEMARLLIDFDTLPPEQRNAMWLCLIHPETREYYVDRERVVREATAYLRSARAAHPDDQVLNELIAQCLTQNEQFSGLWAEGDVKINGRGHKVIRHPDAGDIAVRFEVLVPLQNPDQRLMICRAADGDSQTALEWLHAR, from the coding sequence ATGACGACCCGCACTGTGGACCCGGCCCAGGAACTTGCCGTGTTCCTGCGCGGCCGACGAGAGCGCCTCCACCCGCGTGATGTCGGCCTCCCTCTGCGCCGGCAGACCCGACGCACCCCCGGACTCCGGCGCGAAGAGGTCGCCGAACTGGCGGGAATCAGCATCGACTACCTTGTGCGGCTGGAACAGGCCCGCCCGCTGCGGCCCTCAGCCGACGTGGTCGAAGCACTGGCTGGCGCCCTGCGCCTGGCCCCCGACGAGCGCACCTACCTCTACGACCTCACCCGGCAGCACCCCCGCACCACGGCGAAGCCCCCCACCACGGCGGCACCACCGCTGACCCGGCTGGTCACGGACCTTTCCCCGCTGCCGGCCATGGTGCTGAACCACCGCTACGACATCCTGGCCTGGAATCCCGAAATGGCGAGGCTGCTCATCGATTTCGACACCCTGCCGCCCGAGCAGCGCAACGCGATGTGGCTGTGTCTGATCCATCCGGAAACACGCGAGTACTACGTCGACCGCGAACGCGTCGTGCGGGAGGCAACCGCCTACCTGCGCTCCGCGAGGGCCGCACATCCGGACGACCAGGTGCTGAACGAACTCATCGCCCAGTGCTTGACACAAAACGAGCAGTTCTCCGGCTTGTGGGCCGAGGGCGACGTCAAGATCAACGGCCGCGGGCACAAGGTGATACGGCATCCCGACGCGGGAGACATCGCGGTCCGTTTCGAGGTGCTCGTGCCACTTCAGAACCCGGACCAACGGCTGATGATCTGCCGCGCCGCGGACGGCGACAGCCAGACGGCACTGGAGTGGTTGCACGCACGGTGA
- a CDS encoding aldo/keto reductase, which yields MSLTLDTYRLLGRSGLRVSPLALGAATFGTEWGWGAERDEARRLFDRYTELGGNFFDTASTYTNGSSERLLGEFARSERDRLVLATKYSTLRRPGDPNSGGTHRKSMLASVEASLRQLNTDYIDLLYLNVWDFRTPVEEILRGLDDLVRQGKVLYTAISSAPAWQVSRMQTIADLRGWSPLAALEIEYSLIERTGERDLIPMAREMGLGVVPFSPLGGGVLTGKYGRQDLNPAGPVAGETAASRRSLNTALGIVTERALAIADVVKEVASELGHTPAQVALAWTLNAPGVTAPIIGARTVAQLEDNLGALQVGLTPSQLARLDAVSTIDLGNPHALLASDHIRTVTSGDMTIETRH from the coding sequence ATGTCACTGACTCTCGACACTTATCGGCTGCTGGGCCGCTCCGGGCTGCGGGTATCCCCGCTGGCGCTGGGTGCGGCGACTTTCGGTACCGAGTGGGGCTGGGGCGCCGAGCGCGATGAGGCGCGCAGGCTGTTCGACCGCTACACCGAGCTCGGCGGGAACTTCTTCGACACCGCCAGCACCTACACCAACGGCAGTTCCGAGCGGCTGCTGGGTGAGTTCGCCCGTAGCGAGCGCGACAGGCTGGTGCTGGCGACGAAGTATTCAACGCTGCGCCGGCCCGGTGACCCCAATTCCGGAGGTACGCACCGCAAAAGCATGCTCGCCTCGGTGGAGGCCAGTCTGCGGCAGCTGAACACGGACTACATCGACCTGCTCTACCTGAACGTATGGGACTTCAGGACGCCGGTGGAGGAGATCCTGCGGGGCCTGGACGACCTGGTGCGGCAGGGCAAGGTGCTGTATACGGCGATCTCCAGCGCCCCGGCGTGGCAGGTATCGCGGATGCAGACGATCGCCGATCTGCGGGGCTGGTCGCCGCTGGCCGCACTGGAGATCGAGTACAGCCTGATCGAGCGTACCGGGGAGCGTGACCTGATCCCCATGGCACGCGAGATGGGACTGGGCGTGGTGCCCTTCTCCCCGCTGGGCGGCGGGGTCCTCACCGGAAAGTACGGCAGGCAGGACCTGAACCCGGCCGGCCCTGTCGCCGGCGAGACCGCCGCCAGCCGCAGGAGCCTCAACACGGCCCTGGGAATCGTCACCGAACGTGCCCTCGCCATCGCCGATGTGGTGAAGGAGGTGGCCTCGGAGCTGGGCCACACCCCCGCCCAGGTCGCACTGGCCTGGACCCTGAACGCCCCGGGCGTGACAGCACCCATCATCGGCGCCCGCACCGTCGCACAGCTGGAAGACAACCTGGGCGCCCTCCAGGTCGGCCTCACCCCCTCCCAGCTCGCTCGCCTCGACGCGGTCAGCACCATCGACCTCGGCAACCCCCACGCACTACTCGCCAGCGACCACATCCGCACGGTCACCTCGGGCGACATGACCATCGAAACCCGCCACTGA
- a CDS encoding TetR/AcrR family transcriptional regulator, whose protein sequence is MSRSTEGGNISEARARLLGTATRIFYAEGIHSVGIDRIVAEAQVTRATLYRHFASKEELILAYLALADQGIRAQIGAAMAGSPSASDQVWAVARSITEGIQSPQFRGCAFLNAAAEYPDASHPIHQAVLAHREWFLNTVTDLLAQIGDAPADAAGRHLVMLRDGAMAAGCLFDPKLISETFLHGVDGVLQARTA, encoded by the coding sequence ATGAGTCGGAGTACAGAAGGCGGCAACATCTCTGAGGCGAGAGCGCGGCTGCTCGGCACAGCAACCCGGATCTTCTACGCAGAGGGGATCCACTCGGTCGGCATCGACCGCATCGTCGCCGAGGCGCAGGTGACCCGGGCCACCCTGTACCGGCACTTCGCGAGCAAGGAAGAGCTCATCCTGGCGTACCTCGCACTGGCCGACCAGGGCATCCGGGCACAGATCGGCGCCGCCATGGCCGGCAGCCCGTCGGCAAGCGACCAGGTCTGGGCCGTCGCCAGGTCCATCACCGAAGGCATCCAGTCCCCCCAATTCCGTGGATGCGCCTTCCTCAACGCGGCCGCCGAGTATCCCGACGCCTCCCACCCGATCCACCAAGCTGTCCTGGCCCACCGGGAATGGTTCCTGAACACCGTCACGGATCTGCTGGCACAGATCGGCGACGCACCCGCCGACGCCGCTGGCCGGCACCTCGTCATGCTCCGCGACGGCGCGATGGCAGCCGGCTGTCTCTTCGATCCGAAACTGATCTCCGAGACCTTCCTGCACGGTGTCGATGGCGTCCTGCAGGCCCGCACCGCCTGA
- a CDS encoding IS5 family transposase (programmed frameshift), translating into MGRGTWSWIVPDGLWEIAEPLIPPSRVRPQGGGTQDTPDETLFAAIIYVLVSGCAWRALPPCFGISKSTAHRRFLIWSRAGVWGRLHEAVLDRIDECGLLDLTRTVLDSAHVRAKKGGELTGPSPVDRGKPGSKMHVLSDANGLPLVVGVSAGNTPDSQGLKAMVAGLQTRHDPENGWHYKPRKLHADKAYDQRDLRRWLRGKRIGVRIARKGIESSERLGRRRWVIERTMSWLTGYRRLNHRYERHPRNYLAFLGLAAALCCYKRLIRLTT; encoded by the exons ATGGGGCGAGGTACGTGGAGTTGGATTGTTCCGGATGGTTTGTGGGAGATCGCGGAGCCATTGATCCCGCCGTCGAGGGTGCGGCCGCAGGGCGGCGGGACGCAGGACACGCCTGATGAGACGCTGTTCGCGGCGATCATCTACGTCCTGGTCAGTGGCTGTGCCTGGCGGGCCCTGCCACCCTGTTTCGGCATTTCGAAGTCCACCGCGCATCGCCGGTTCCTGATCTGGTCGAGAGCCGGGGTGTGGGGCCGGCTCCACGAGGCCGTGCTGGATCGGATCGACGAGTGCGGACTGCTCGACCTCACACGCACTGTCCTCGACTCCGCCCACGTACGGGCTA AAAAAGGGGGCGAACTCACAGGTCCGAGCCCCGTGGACCGAGGCAAGCCGGGCTCCAAGATGCACGTCTTGTCGGACGCGAACGGGCTGCCCCTCGTCGTCGGCGTCTCCGCAGGCAACACCCCTGACAGCCAGGGCCTGAAGGCGATGGTCGCCGGTCTCCAAACGAGACACGACCCCGAAAACGGCTGGCACTACAAACCCCGCAAGCTCCACGCCGACAAGGCGTACGACCAGCGCGACCTGCGACGATGGCTCCGCGGCAAACGCATCGGCGTCCGCATCGCCCGCAAAGGAATCGAGTCCAGCGAACGATTAGGCCGACGACGATGGGTCATCGAGCGGACCATGTCCTGGCTGACCGGCTACCGCAGACTCAACCACCGCTACGAACGTCATCCCCGCAACTACTTGGCCTTCCTCGGCCTCGCCGCCGCCCTCTGCTGCTACAAACGACTCATTCGGCTCACCACATAG
- a CDS encoding tautomerase family protein: MPLVDVYLHQGVTTRDQRRAISDAIHAAMVETLVIPDDDRFHYFHEFPEGSVFHDDVVFGLPRSERLIGITLSFNDRTAETKNALFESLVKHLLQIAGVPREDVVLRILETARENWWAAGRVVDPHTGYDERMTAK, encoded by the coding sequence ATGCCGCTCGTCGACGTCTACCTGCACCAAGGCGTGACCACTCGCGATCAGCGTAGAGCCATCTCTGACGCGATCCACGCGGCGATGGTCGAGACGCTCGTCATCCCTGACGATGATCGGTTTCATTACTTCCACGAGTTCCCGGAGGGCTCCGTGTTCCACGACGACGTCGTGTTCGGCCTCCCACGCTCGGAGCGGCTGATAGGCATCACGTTGTCGTTCAACGACCGCACGGCCGAAACAAAGAACGCGCTGTTCGAGTCGCTGGTGAAGCACTTGCTGCAGATAGCGGGGGTGCCCCGCGAGGATGTTGTCCTCCGCATCCTGGAGACCGCGCGCGAGAACTGGTGGGCAGCCGGTCGCGTGGTCGACCCCCACACCGGCTACGACGAGCGGATGACTGCCAAATGA
- a CDS encoding LysR family transcriptional regulator, translating into MDLPLSTLQTIRTVAEYRSFTAAAAALGYTQSAVSRQIAAAERDFGVALFERVPRGVQLTRAGGLVLRQIVIALDALEQAERMLAGKPRQVRRIRIGAVSVAGAALLPRSIAALREMEPDLEISTREGATPTLVRGVRAGTLDVALITGRPPFRSPDQEHPPLQQHTITETALALAVPSASRHAGPDPVTVESIEGESWIASQSSEDEPQLGVWPGLPGRPVVRHWTRDWATKLGLVAQGAGITTVPAEFLLAVPPGVTINRIHGVPAEIRRVTLTHARDLGPALVASLVRAVREATATLVAEHREWA; encoded by the coding sequence ATGGATCTACCGTTGTCCACCCTTCAGACCATTCGCACTGTGGCTGAGTACCGCAGCTTCACGGCGGCCGCCGCCGCACTCGGCTACACGCAGTCGGCGGTGTCCCGCCAGATCGCGGCCGCGGAGCGTGATTTCGGTGTGGCGTTGTTCGAGCGCGTGCCACGAGGAGTGCAACTCACCCGCGCCGGTGGTCTCGTTCTGCGCCAGATCGTGATCGCCCTCGACGCGCTCGAACAGGCGGAGAGGATGCTTGCTGGCAAACCCCGGCAGGTGCGCCGGATTCGGATAGGCGCTGTCTCCGTGGCAGGTGCTGCGCTCCTCCCACGATCGATAGCCGCCCTGAGAGAGATGGAGCCCGATCTCGAGATCTCCACCCGCGAGGGCGCCACACCTACGCTCGTCCGCGGGGTGCGAGCCGGGACGCTGGACGTCGCCCTGATCACCGGGCGTCCACCGTTCCGTTCACCCGACCAGGAGCATCCGCCTCTGCAACAGCACACCATCACTGAGACCGCGCTCGCGCTCGCGGTGCCATCAGCCAGTCGGCACGCCGGGCCGGACCCGGTGACCGTGGAGTCGATCGAGGGCGAGTCGTGGATCGCCAGCCAGTCGAGCGAGGACGAGCCTCAGCTCGGTGTCTGGCCGGGCCTGCCCGGACGGCCGGTAGTGCGGCACTGGACCCGCGACTGGGCGACGAAGCTCGGACTTGTCGCCCAGGGCGCCGGAATCACGACGGTGCCGGCAGAGTTTCTCTTGGCTGTTCCGCCCGGGGTGACCATTAATCGGATCCACGGGGTGCCCGCCGAGATCCGCCGCGTGACGCTCACGCATGCACGCGACCTCGGGCCGGCCTTGGTCGCTTCGCTCGTCCGGGCCGTACGCGAAGCCACCGCCACCCTGGTTGCGGAGCACCGCGAGTGGGCCTGA
- a CDS encoding response regulator transcription factor has protein sequence MSVPPAAIRVLVCEDQALVRAGFVTILSAQPDMELVGEAADGRTGIRKAEELKPDVVVMDIRMPLLDGIEATRHLAGPGSLSPAKILVVTTFNVDEYVYEALRAGASGFILKDAPPPELISAVRTVARGESLLDPAVTRTLIGRFGERVRPSAAAPSPERDRLKALAPREHEVLLLISEGLSNAEIAAELMISPETVKTYVSRILTKLDLRDRVQAVVLAYRAGLAGASGWTG, from the coding sequence ATGAGTGTTCCGCCTGCCGCGATCAGGGTGCTGGTCTGCGAAGACCAGGCCCTCGTACGTGCCGGCTTCGTCACGATCCTCTCCGCCCAGCCCGACATGGAGCTGGTAGGGGAGGCGGCGGACGGCCGGACGGGAATCCGCAAAGCCGAGGAACTGAAACCGGACGTCGTCGTCATGGACATCCGGATGCCCCTGCTCGACGGAATCGAGGCCACCCGCCACCTGGCGGGCCCCGGCTCTCTCAGTCCCGCGAAGATCCTCGTTGTCACGACGTTCAATGTCGACGAGTACGTCTACGAGGCCCTCCGCGCCGGCGCCAGCGGCTTCATCCTGAAGGACGCCCCACCGCCGGAACTCATCAGCGCCGTACGGACGGTGGCCCGTGGCGAGTCCCTGCTGGACCCTGCGGTCACCCGCACCCTGATCGGCCGCTTCGGCGAACGCGTACGCCCGTCGGCCGCCGCCCCGTCACCTGAACGCGACCGTCTCAAGGCCCTCGCCCCGCGCGAACACGAGGTGCTCCTCCTCATCAGCGAGGGCCTGTCCAACGCAGAGATCGCCGCTGAGTTGATGATCAGTCCCGAGACAGTGAAGACCTATGTCTCCCGCATCCTCACCAAACTCGACCTCCGCGACCGCGTTCAAGCCGTGGTCCTGGCATACCGAGCGGGACTGGCGGGGGCCAGTGGCTGGACCGGCTGA
- a CDS encoding sensor histidine kinase has protein sequence MRAGANPVAAAAARLTLWWEARPAATRDREFALVFTLLSFAAPLSRIGAQFSDLPAHGTSAASVLLTLGQALPLTVRTRWPAACLAVVGASFALYESVGYPPTFGSLGLYIALYSVGAHQERLRWLVAPAVTAGCVVFDVALYRLGSPEELTDYLLQYTLLAALWGLGVLVRRYRVHEAERRRLSGQAAIAAERSRMARELHDVVTHHVTAMVVQAGAAQYLTESPARLRESLDAINGTGRRALAELRFLLGVLEATGDSAQHGRSPVPGRVPDLVEQVRAAGQPVEMVEDGEPPAMAIGAQLTAYRVIQESLTNAVKYARGRQTLVRLAHTPGWTDVTITTAGATDGAPTAAAHRNGGPHTSGGRGLTGLRERVDMLDGEFTAGPTPEGGFRVHAHIPAGGAV, from the coding sequence ATGCGCGCCGGAGCGAATCCGGTGGCGGCGGCCGCCGCCCGGCTCACCCTGTGGTGGGAAGCGCGGCCCGCCGCCACCAGGGACCGCGAGTTCGCGCTCGTGTTCACGCTGCTGTCTTTCGCCGCGCCGTTGTCGCGGATCGGGGCGCAGTTCAGCGACCTTCCGGCCCACGGAACCTCCGCGGCGAGCGTACTGCTCACCCTGGGGCAGGCCCTGCCGCTCACGGTGCGTACCCGGTGGCCGGCCGCCTGCCTGGCGGTGGTGGGGGCCTCGTTCGCGCTCTACGAGTCCGTCGGTTACCCGCCGACCTTCGGGAGCCTGGGGCTGTACATTGCGTTGTACTCCGTGGGGGCCCACCAAGAACGCCTGCGGTGGCTCGTAGCGCCGGCTGTGACAGCCGGGTGCGTGGTCTTCGACGTCGCCTTGTACAGACTGGGTTCGCCCGAAGAGTTGACCGACTATCTGCTCCAGTACACGCTCCTGGCGGCGTTGTGGGGCCTGGGTGTCCTGGTACGCCGGTACCGGGTGCACGAGGCCGAGCGTCGGCGGCTGTCCGGGCAGGCGGCCATCGCCGCCGAACGCAGCCGCATGGCGCGCGAGTTGCACGACGTCGTGACCCACCATGTGACAGCGATGGTGGTGCAGGCCGGCGCGGCGCAGTACCTCACGGAGTCGCCGGCGCGCCTGCGCGAGAGCCTCGACGCCATCAACGGCACCGGCCGCCGTGCACTGGCCGAACTCCGGTTCCTTCTCGGTGTGCTGGAGGCGACCGGCGATTCGGCCCAGCACGGACGGTCACCGGTGCCGGGCCGGGTCCCTGATCTGGTGGAGCAGGTCCGAGCCGCCGGCCAGCCGGTCGAGATGGTCGAGGACGGCGAGCCGCCGGCCATGGCCATAGGCGCCCAGCTCACGGCGTACCGCGTCATACAGGAGTCGCTCACGAACGCCGTGAAGTACGCCAGGGGCCGGCAGACGCTGGTACGGCTCGCGCACACCCCTGGCTGGACGGACGTGACGATCACCACCGCCGGGGCCACCGACGGCGCGCCCACGGCCGCCGCCCACCGCAACGGCGGCCCACACACCTCGGGAGGCCGGGGCCTGACCGGACTGCGAGAACGGGTGGATATGCTGGACGGCGAGTTCACGGCAGGGCCCACCCCCGAAGGCGGGTTCCGCGTACACGCACACATCCCCGCAGGAGGCGCCGTATGA
- a CDS encoding CPBP family intramembrane glutamic endopeptidase, which produces MSLDHQPSPMRVAGHDVHSPGSTEESTGRRARWGASAWVRLPVLFVAMLAVDGITSAINSAADATPVTALIAGVATGGLALAVYVGLVRYLEGRRKPQELALGTARYGLRVGTVLGLGLFSVTIALVAVAGGYHVRGWGSIGGALTTLGLMSCVAVAEELAFRGSLFRVLEEKTGTWGALAVSGLIFGGLHLMNKDATIWGALAIAIEAGMMLGAVYAATRSMWLPIGLHLGWNMAEQGIFGASVSGAGNGSGGLLSSSVSGSAALTGGSFGPEASIPAILVCTVATVLFLRAAKRQGRIFTRAEMAKAMQG; this is translated from the coding sequence ATGTCCCTGGACCATCAGCCATCACCGATGCGAGTGGCCGGTCACGATGTCCACAGCCCCGGTTCTACCGAGGAGAGCACCGGGCGCCGGGCACGGTGGGGGGCGTCGGCGTGGGTGCGGCTGCCGGTGCTGTTCGTGGCGATGCTCGCGGTGGACGGGATCACCAGCGCGATCAACAGCGCCGCCGACGCCACTCCGGTGACCGCCCTGATCGCCGGGGTCGCCACCGGCGGGCTCGCCCTGGCCGTGTATGTGGGGCTGGTGCGGTATCTGGAGGGCCGCCGCAAGCCGCAGGAGCTGGCGCTCGGGACAGCGCGGTACGGACTGCGCGTGGGCACCGTCCTCGGGCTCGGCCTGTTCAGCGTCACCATCGCGCTGGTCGCGGTGGCCGGCGGCTACCACGTACGTGGCTGGGGCTCGATCGGCGGCGCGTTGACCACGCTGGGACTGATGAGTTGCGTCGCGGTCGCCGAGGAACTGGCCTTCCGCGGTTCGCTGTTCCGGGTACTGGAAGAGAAGACCGGCACATGGGGGGCGCTCGCTGTCTCCGGGCTGATCTTCGGCGGCTTGCATCTGATGAACAAGGACGCGACGATCTGGGGCGCACTGGCCATCGCGATTGAGGCCGGAATGATGCTCGGTGCGGTCTACGCCGCCACTCGCTCAATGTGGCTGCCGATCGGCCTGCACCTCGGCTGGAACATGGCCGAGCAAGGAATCTTCGGGGCCAGCGTCTCCGGCGCCGGGAACGGATCCGGCGGTTTGCTGAGCTCCTCCGTCAGCGGCTCCGCCGCACTGACCGGAGGCAGCTTCGGCCCCGAAGCAAGCATCCCGGCCATCCTCGTGTGCACCGTGGCCACCGTGCTGTTCCTACGGGCTGCCAAGCGCCAGGGCCGGATCTTCACCCGCGCCGAGATGGCGAAGGCGATGCAAGGCTGA
- a CDS encoding helix-turn-helix domain-containing protein codes for MLECAEGHSILQVSRRLSVTADMVRTWRRFIERGLEGLSDEPRSGAPRKITDADVERVIVKTLEQTPKNATHWSTRWMACGDRDEQSAISRIWRAFAPFAGWNEHPGP; via the coding sequence GTGTTGGAGTGTGCCGAGGGGCATTCGATCCTGCAGGTGTCGCGTCGGTTGTCGGTGACCGCGGACATGGTGCGTACCTGGCGGCGGTTCATCGAGCGCGGTTTGGAGGGCCTGTCGGATGAGCCGCGCTCCGGTGCCCCGCGGAAGATCACGGACGCGGATGTCGAGCGGGTCATCGTCAAGACGCTGGAGCAGACGCCGAAGAACGCCACCCACTGGTCGACGAGGTGGATGGCTTGCGGCGACCGGGATGAGCAGTCGGCCATCTCGCGGATCTGGCGGGCCTTCGCGCCGTTCGCGGGCTGGAACGAACACCCCGGCCCTTGA
- a CDS encoding ABC transporter substrate-binding protein yields MPLVAALLVATLSTACANLSRNAVHSAPDGTTQVTIGKAVDTIGFTTADVAQQKGYFAKEGVTTKQELLGGSSTAFAALQSGSVQFVMASSTALLSAKTKNVPLQAVASLDYGVSLQLAASKSWATQHHLSTKQPLKSVMRSLTGATLGVVSTTDLTYYHYLMKQAGLSQDQFKTITIKTQAAALAALQHGQIDAILLSPPNSYFAQAQGQARIVATLHSVPVLRKMTYDVLVVASSFAKAHPDVVRSVATALARADNTMAQHPESVLDVERAHYPRMSDAVLLQSLKYVTFAPDGKMSQDGWQKVREEAEQSDVPDASSVNVSQNQGTWSNDHIAVDRLHTTSGTSSPPPPSSSASSPSSVPASS; encoded by the coding sequence ATGCCGCTGGTCGCGGCCCTCCTCGTCGCGACCCTGTCCACAGCCTGCGCGAATCTCTCCAGAAACGCCGTTCACAGCGCCCCGGACGGCACGACACAGGTCACCATCGGGAAGGCCGTGGACACCATCGGCTTCACCACCGCCGATGTCGCCCAGCAGAAGGGCTACTTCGCCAAGGAAGGCGTGACGACCAAGCAGGAACTGCTCGGTGGGAGCAGTACCGCCTTCGCCGCCCTGCAGAGCGGCAGCGTCCAGTTCGTGATGGCGTCCTCGACCGCGTTGCTGAGCGCCAAGACGAAGAACGTGCCGCTGCAGGCCGTCGCTTCGCTGGACTACGGCGTGTCCCTGCAACTGGCCGCGTCCAAGAGCTGGGCCACGCAACACCACTTGTCAACGAAGCAGCCGCTGAAGTCGGTGATGCGGAGCCTGACCGGCGCGACCCTGGGCGTCGTCTCCACGACCGACCTGACGTACTACCACTACCTGATGAAGCAGGCGGGGCTGAGCCAGGACCAGTTCAAGACCATCACGATCAAGACCCAGGCCGCCGCTCTGGCCGCCCTGCAGCACGGGCAGATCGACGCCATCCTCCTCTCCCCTCCCAACAGCTACTTCGCCCAGGCGCAGGGGCAGGCGCGGATCGTCGCGACGCTGCACTCCGTGCCGGTGCTCCGGAAGATGACGTACGACGTGCTGGTGGTCGCCTCCTCGTTCGCCAAGGCTCATCCGGACGTCGTGCGGTCGGTCGCGACCGCGCTGGCACGGGCGGACAACACGATGGCCCAGCACCCGGAGTCGGTGCTGGACGTGGAGCGGGCCCACTACCCCAGGATGAGCGACGCCGTCCTGCTGCAGAGCCTGAAGTACGTCACCTTCGCCCCTGACGGGAAGATGAGTCAGGACGGCTGGCAGAAGGTCCGCGAGGAGGCGGAGCAGAGCGACGTGCCCGACGCGTCCTCCGTCAACGTGTCGCAGAACCAGGGCACCTGGTCCAACGACCACATCGCGGTGGACAGACTTCACACCACGTCCGGGACCTCCTCCCCACCCCCTCCCTCTTCCTCCGCCTCGTCCCCTTCCTCTGTCCCCGCATCCTCCTGA
- a CDS encoding ABC transporter ATP-binding protein has product MQRETPVPAVHDSPTAVKNPASGQHAVRFENVSLMFRSRRSASPVEALHEVSFDVGEREFCAIVGPSGCGKSTLLNLVAGLTPPSSGSIQVHGRPVTGLIPDIGYVTQDSNLLPWLTVDENIRLPLQIRKMPAEEQDERVDKWIELVGLGGFRDNYPHQLSGGMQKRCSIARTLVYDPPILLMDEPFGALDAMTKAVMQDTLLDLWDSHQKTVLFVTHDLSEALTLADRVIVMSARPGRVKAAAQVDIPRPRDVFHISELREFAEQHRVLWDMFAAEIATGGLSK; this is encoded by the coding sequence ATGCAGAGGGAAACCCCAGTACCCGCAGTACACGACTCCCCCACCGCGGTGAAGAACCCGGCTTCCGGGCAGCACGCGGTCCGCTTCGAGAACGTCTCACTGATGTTCCGCAGCAGAAGGAGCGCCTCTCCGGTGGAGGCGCTGCACGAGGTGTCGTTCGACGTCGGTGAGCGCGAGTTCTGCGCGATCGTCGGCCCCAGCGGGTGCGGCAAGAGCACCCTGCTGAACCTGGTGGCCGGCCTGACCCCGCCGTCGTCCGGGAGCATCCAGGTCCACGGCCGTCCGGTGACCGGTCTGATACCCGACATCGGCTACGTGACGCAGGACTCCAACCTGCTGCCGTGGCTGACGGTGGACGAGAACATCCGCCTGCCGCTGCAGATACGCAAGATGCCCGCCGAGGAACAGGACGAGCGCGTCGACAAGTGGATCGAGCTGGTCGGCCTCGGTGGTTTCCGCGACAACTACCCGCACCAACTGTCGGGGGGCATGCAGAAACGCTGCTCGATCGCACGGACCCTGGTGTACGACCCGCCGATCCTGCTCATGGATGAGCCCTTCGGCGCGCTGGACGCCATGACCAAGGCCGTCATGCAGGACACCCTGCTCGACCTCTGGGACAGCCACCAGAAGACCGTCCTGTTCGTGACGCACGACCTCTCCGAGGCCCTCACCCTGGCCGACCGGGTGATCGTGATGAGCGCTCGTCCGGGCCGGGTGAAAGCCGCGGCGCAGGTGGACATACCGCGGCCCCGTGACGTCTTCCACATCTCCGAGCTGCGCGAGTTCGCCGAGCAGCACCGCGTCCTGTGGGACATGTTCGCAGCCGAGATCGCGACGGGAGGACTCTCGAAGTGA